GATGGTGCGCCCTTCGACCTCGATCAGGCCGGCGTCGGTGAGCTCGTGCAGGATGCGGGAAAAGTGCTCCTGGGTCAGGTTCAGCCGCGAGGCGATCGTGCCCTTGCTGGTCGGCAAGCGGATCGAAACGCGCCCGCCGGCGAGGCTGTCGCCTGCGATCTCTTCCTCGCGCAGCAGATAGCCGATGATGCGCTCCCGTCCGGAGCGCAGGGAGTAGCTTTCGACGTCGCCCATCAGGTGATGCAGGCGCTGAGCGAGGCCGGCGATGATCTTGCGGCAGAACGACGGATCGCCGGCCATCTCCTCGAAGAAGATCTGCTTGCCGATGTGGAGCAGGGTGGAATCGGTCAGGGCCTGGGCCATCACCACATAGGGGCGGTCCATGAACATCACCGCTTCACCGAAGCTTTGCCCCGGGCGCAGGATGTCGACGACCTTTTCGTTGCCTTCCGCAGAGGTGAACGCGAGCTTGATCTGGCCGTTCAGGATCAGATGGAAGCCGGTGCAGGGGGCGCCGCGGTGGAACAGGATGTCGCCCTTTCCGGCCTTGACTTCGCGGACACCGCGGGCGAAGCGGGCGATGTCCGCGAAGCCGAGGCCGTTGAACAGCGGCGCCTGGGACAGCAGGCGGCACAGGCGTTCGAGTTCGGGAGAGGACAGCGAAGAAGAGGGAGTGCCAGAGAGCACGCCGTGCGCCGCCTGGCCGCAGGGCGCGAGGCTGCGATCCATCGGCTTAACGGGTGAGCTGGGCATAGAACATCGGCAGGCGGGCCGGCAGCTCGTCGGGTTGGCGGATCACGGCGAAGCCCGCGGGACCGAACAGGTGCGGCAGATAGCTGGCGCCTTCGCGGTCGATGGTGACGCAGAACGGCACGATCCCACGCCCGCGCGCTTCGACGATCGCGACCCGGGTATCCTCGATGCCATAGCGGCCATCGTAGAGGTCGAGGTCGTTCGGCTTGCCGTCGGACAGGATGAGCAGGATGCGGCGGGCCGCGGTCTCCTTTTCCAGCAGGGCGGTGGCGTGGCGGATTGCGGCACCGAGGCGGGTGTAATACCCCGGCTTGATCGCCATGATGCGCCCGCGGGCGCGGTCGTCGAAGCGCTGATCGAAGTCCTTCAGACGGTGGAAGCGCACGTTGCTGCGCTTGACCGAGGAAAAACCGCACAGGGCGAAGCGGTCGCCGGTGGCGAGCAAGGCCTCGCCGAACAGCAGCAGGGCGTCGCGGATGACGTCGATGACGCGGGCCTCGGACGACACCCAGGCATCGGTCGAGAGCGACAGATCGGCCAGCGCCAGGCAGGCGAGGTCGCGCTCGCGTTTTTCCAGCGACAGGTAAAGCTGGTCGGAGGGGTGATGGCCGCTGGCGCGGTCGGTGGTGGCGCGCACCACCGCATCGATGTCGAGTTCGCTGCCGTCGCTCTGGGCCTTCAGCCAGCGCCGGCCCGGAGTCAGCGCGGCGAACTGGCGGTGCAGGCGGCGCGCGGTGCGGCGCAGGTGCTCGGGCAGTGCGCTGGGCGCAGCGCGCGGGTCGTGAGGGGAGGGCGCGAGTTCGTTGAGGCGGACGTGATCCTCGCGCAGCAGGTCCTTGCGGTAATCCCACTCCGGCAGCGGGATGCCTTCGCCGAGGACGACATCGTCCTCGGCCGCCGAAGGCAGGTCGAGATCGAAGCGCACCTTGGACGCGACCCGTTCACCGTCGCGGTTGAGCGTCAGGTGTTCCATGTTGGCGGCGGCGTCGGCGGCATTGTCGTCGGGCTCGTCGTCGGTGCTGCGCTTGACCTTGATGAATTCCGCAACCGACAGCAGGCTTTCGGCGCGGAAGGGAATGATCATGCCGTGCTTTTCCGGCGCGTTGTCCTCGCGTTCGACGCGGTGGGCCTGCTGGCTGGTGTCGCGCCCGGGTTTGCTGTTGCCGGCCTCGGCGTTTTCGGCACCGCTGCCGGCGCCTGCGCTGGCAGAGCGGGGGGCGTCGCGAAAGCCGCTCAGCCACAGCAGGACCGGCTGCGTGGCCTTGGCCTTCGGCGGTAGCGGGGGCAGGGCGGCGACGCTGCCCGGGGTCTGCAGGGCCTGGCGCAGCAGGCGCTCGCGCTCGGCTTCGGCCGGCGGCAGCCGGGCTGGGTCGGGGCGCTGGAGGAGGATGGCGTCGACCAGCCGGCGGTAGC
The window above is part of the Thauera aromatica K172 genome. Proteins encoded here:
- a CDS encoding Crp/Fnr family transcriptional regulator; amino-acid sequence: MDRSLAPCGQAAHGVLSGTPSSSLSSPELERLCRLLSQAPLFNGLGFADIARFARGVREVKAGKGDILFHRGAPCTGFHLILNGQIKLAFTSAEGNEKVVDILRPGQSFGEAVMFMDRPYVVMAQALTDSTLLHIGKQIFFEEMAGDPSFCRKIIAGLAQRLHHLMGDVESYSLRSGRERIIGYLLREEEIAGDSLAGGRVSIRLPTSKGTIASRLNLTQEHFSRILHELTDAGLIEVEGRTIHIADIGRLRRSLG
- a CDS encoding nitric oxide reductase activation protein NorD, which produces MEETVGLLWHRLITRAAGGHFPKAAVRLKEVEKVAGVFFRALGGDPGLRVAAATSDTHGARRSLLQRIAGADERIARGRMDLSTLRLPPEIDALPERALNRDLYLWLAALAAGHADQAPTADAALPALPVTPFDAEATRELRDNQCATLHALRRWPGIETRYRRLVDAILLQRPDPARLPPAEAERERLLRQALQTPGSVAALPPLPPKAKATQPVLLWLSGFRDAPRSASAGAGSGAENAEAGNSKPGRDTSQQAHRVEREDNAPEKHGMIIPFRAESLLSVAEFIKVKRSTDDEPDDNAADAAANMEHLTLNRDGERVASKVRFDLDLPSAAEDDVVLGEGIPLPEWDYRKDLLREDHVRLNELAPSPHDPRAAPSALPEHLRRTARRLHRQFAALTPGRRWLKAQSDGSELDIDAVVRATTDRASGHHPSDQLYLSLEKRERDLACLALADLSLSTDAWVSSEARVIDVIRDALLLFGEALLATGDRFALCGFSSVKRSNVRFHRLKDFDQRFDDRARGRIMAIKPGYYTRLGAAIRHATALLEKETAARRILLILSDGKPNDLDLYDGRYGIEDTRVAIVEARGRGIVPFCVTIDREGASYLPHLFGPAGFAVIRQPDELPARLPMFYAQLTR